The sequence AATCGGAACCGCATTGCAACGGAGCCGATCGCGCAATTGCTCATAGACTTTATAGAAGTTAGCACCGGTGCGATCCATCTTATTGACAAAGACAATTCTGGGGACGCTGTAGCGTTCCGCTTGTCGCCAGACCGTTTCGGTTTGAGGTTGGACCCCGCCAACCGAACACAAAACAGTAATCACCCCATCTAACACCCGCATCGAACGTTCCACTTCGATTGTGAAATCCACGTGACCTGGGGTATCGATAATATTGATTTTATTATCGAGCCAACTGGTACTAATTGCTGCTGCAGTAATGGTGATGCCTCGTTCTCTTTCTTGAGACATCCAGTCCATCACGGCGTTTCCATCATGAACTTCCCCCAGTTTATGCGCCACCCCTGAATAATATAAAATCCGTTCGGTGGTTGTGGTTTTCCCCGCATCAATATGGGCAGCGATTCCGATATTACGGACTCGTTCTAGGGGAATAGTACGTGCCATAGCGACCTCCTTTTGTGAGCAGTGCTGCTTTTTATATACATTTCTTGGCTGTTTACAATTTTATAACTTTTTTTACATTTCCACCGCAGGTCGAGCCGTTTCACTGCTGTTTTCGTTATTAATAGCGGTAATGGGCGAAGGCTTTATTCGCTTCTGCCATCTTATGGGTTTCTTCCCGTTTCCGAATGGTGCTTCCCGTTTCGTTTGCTGCGTCAATGATCTCGTTCGCAAACCGAATCGCCATCGTTTTTCCTGAGCGACTGCGACTATATTGAGAGAGCCAACGCAGAGCGAGGCTGGTTCCTCTTTCGGGGCGTACTTCCATGGGAACTTGATACGTTGCTCCCCCCACCCGTCTCGCTTTCACTTGCACCAACGGGGTGACATTGCGTACTGCTTGTTCAAAGGTTTCTAGGGGGTCACTATTGGTTTTTTCTTCTACGAGCTTAAACGCATCATAGAGAATTCTTGAGGCTACTGATTTTTTCCCGTCCATCATCAACCGCCGAATCATCATGCTGACGAGACGGCTATTATAGACAGGATCGGGGGGGACTGGACTTTTTTTGACGTTACTCCGACGAGACATAAGCGAGCTTCCTAAAATTTAGCTTATTCTTTTGGGCGTTTAGTGCCGTATTTCGACCGTCCTTGACGACGATCTTTAACTCCGGTTGTATCGAGAGTTCCACGGACAATATGATAGCGGACACCAGGTAAATCTTTGACCCGTCCACCGCGAATGAGAACCACTGAGTGTTCTTGTAAGTTATGACCGATCCCAGGAATATAGGCGGTCACTTCATACCCCGAGGTCAGGCGTACCCTTGCCACTTTCCGTAGGGCGGAGTTGGGTTTTTTGGGCGTTGCGGTATATACCCGCGTGCAGACCCCTCGCCGTTGGGGGCATTCTTTTAATGCGGGGGATTTGGTTTTTTGAGTGAGTTTTGATCGCTCGTTTCTGATCAGTTGTTGGATTGTGGGCATGAGTTAGCCTTGGACAATTCCTTGTTGAATGCTGTATTTACTGTCGTCTATTTTTGAGTCAAAGATTACGCCTTCCTAAACGGAAGGCGCCTGCTTTGACCGTTGGTCAACAGCACCCCATTGTATCCCTATTTTTAGAAACTTGTCAAGACTATTTCCCCTCTAACAAAGGGGAGTTTCTTGGCTTTGGACACCATCAACTTAATCTAAAGAGAAAGAGAGACCACAACTACAAGCCTTAACCGCTTGCGGATTATTGAAACGAAATCCGCCCCCCATAAGATCTTCAGTGTAGTCGAGTTTCAATTGATGAAGATAGGGAAGACTTTTTTCATCAATGACCACGGAAAACTCAGTTTGGGGATAAACGCGATCGCTGCTGGCAATTTCTATTGACCAATCTAGGGTATAGTAAAGTCCAGAGCAACCGCCTTCAGCAACGCCAATCCGCAAATAACTCTTTTCTTGCTTGCGGGTCGTTTGCAACCGCTTAATTTCTTTTTGCGCAACGTCACTAATTTCAATCATTACTTGGAACTGCGAGCATAATCATCCTGAAAACGAATAATATCATCTTCTCCTAAATATTCTCCGTTTTGCACTTCAATCAGTACCAAGTTAATCACCCCAGGATTTTCAAGACGGTGAGAAGTACACTGAGGAACATAGGTGGATTGATTTGTCGTTAAAATTTCTTCGCGATCGCCGCAAACCACTTTTGCTGTTCCTGAAACCACAATCCAGTGTTCACTGCGATGATGGTGCATCTGCAAACTGAGGCGATGTCCAGGTTTCACCTCAATCCGTTTAATTTTATAGCCTTGTCCTTCTTCGAGGGTACTAAACGATCCCCAAGGACGAGATTCAGTTTCGGTCGCTGTAGAAAATTGGATGGATGAGGGAATTGTAAGGGCTTCTACGTTAGACATAATGCTTTCTCTCAAGTAACAATTGATACAAAAATTTTAAACAATAAATCGTTCTGGAAAAAGGACGTAAACAATTTGAAAGAAGTTTCATCTCGTCCCTCTAATTTCTAATATTCCCACAGATCTTCTATAAAAAAGCTAAGTTTTACAGTATCCCAACTCCCGATTCCCGATTCCCGAACCACACCGACCGATAAACTTTTTCAGCAACCCCTATTTACTATTTTCAAAAACTAAATCATCCGCCATATCAAAGTTTGCAGTGACATTTTGCACATCATCCAGTTCTTCTAGGGCATCCATGAGTTTGAGCAGCGATCGCGCTTGGTCGGGATCACTCACTTCTACCTCATTATTGGCAATCCACCGTAACTCGGCTTCTTTTACTGGAAAGCCTTGGTCAATTAGCGTCTGATTGAGTTGTTCCAGTGCAGTGACTTCCGTAAACACTTCCGCCCCCGGATCATCATTCATTTCATAGGTTTCCGCCCCACCTTCCACTGAGGCTTCTAATAACGCCTCTTCATCAATTTCGCCTTCTAAACGGACAACACCTTTTTGTTCAAACATCCAACTAACACAGCCCGTTTCCCCCAAGTTTCCGCCATTTTTGGAGAAAGCCGAGCGTAAATCAGCAGCCGTGCGATTGCGATTATCGGTGAGGGCTTCAATGAGAATGGCGACACCGCCTGGACCATAACCTTCATAGCGGATGGCTTCGAGTTGATCCTCATCACCACCAGCCGTTCCTGCCCCTTTCGCGATCGCGCGTTCAATATTATCATTCGGAATACTCGCTGCTTTTGCCTTATCAATGGCGGTACGCAGTTGAAAATTTGCCTCGGGATCGGGTCCCCCGTTGCGGGCTGCAACAATGATGGCGCGAGAGAGTTGAGTAAAGGTTTTCCCTTTTTTCGCATCCACTCGCGCTTTTTGCCGTTTAATATTTGCCCATTTACTATGTCCTGCCATATTAATTTTGTTATTTGTTCTTCGTTATTTGTTCTTTGGGAACTGGGAACTGGTCACTCCCTCTCCCCCTCGTCCCGATGACGTTGTAAACTAAGCAGGGTAGGGTAAGACAACCCTCTAGCATAATAGCAATTGTACTGAGGAGACGATATGGCGCTTGAATATCCTAATGATTTGAAATACCTTGACTCTCACGAATATGTGCGGGTAGAAGGGGAGACGGCAACCATTGGCATTAGTGCCTTTGCGGTGGATCAATTGGGAGATATTGTTTTTGTAGAACTCCCTGATGTTGATGAAACCCTAGAAAAAGGGGAAACCTTTGGCACGGTGGAATCGGTGAAAGCCGTGGAAGATATGTATGCCCCTGTTTCTGGGACAGTCATTGAGCAAAATACTGCGGTGGTTGATGCCCCAGAAACGATTGTTGAAGATCCTTATGGGGCAGGTTGGTTATTAAAAATCCAACTCAGTAACCCTGATGAGGCAAATGATGCTCTTTCGGCAGATGAATATCGGGCGAAAGTGGAAGGAGAATAGGGAGAAAAATTAATTTTCCCCGCCAAATTTGTTACAAATTGATACAGGAGGACTCGCTAAGTTCTTTAGTGTAGTAAACACATCCATTTTCTATGGTTAGTTTAGATTCAAAAACCAAACAAACGACAACAAAACAACAGAGTTCCCCCGTTGAGGAAGTTCTGGGATTAGAGGATCAATTTGTGAATCGTCACGTTGATCCCACATCCGAAGAAATTGATCAGATGCTGAAGGCGTTAGGCTTTTCGTCTTTAGATGCCCTGATTGATGAAACCGTTCCCAGTTCCATTCGCTTACAAAAGGAATTAGATCTACCAAAGCAAAAAAGCGAATATGAAGCCCTGAAACAACTGCGCGCGATCGCGTCAGATAATCAGGTGTTTCGCTCTTTTATTGGCATGGGATATTACGACTGTATTACCCCGGCTGCCATTCAACGGAACATCTTAGAAAATCCAGGCTGGTACACCGCTTACACGCCCTATCAACCAGAAATTGCCCAAGGGCGCTTAGAAGCGTTGCTGAATTTCCAAACCATGATTAGTGATTTAACAGGGTTGGAAATTGCTAACTCTTCGCTGTTGGATGAAGCCACCGCAGCAGCAGAAGCCATGAGTATGAGTGTTGGCGTTTCTAAGAGTAAAGCAACCGCTTTCTTTGTTTCGGAGGAATGCCATCCGCAGACGATTGAAGTGTTACAAACAAGGGCGCAACCACTGGGATTAGAAGTCATCGTGGGCAATCACCGCGAATTTGATTTTAGTACGCCTATTTTCGGGGCATTACTACAGTATCCGACCACAGAAGGCAAAATCTGTGATTATCGGGAATTTGTGGAAAAAGCCCATGAACAAAAAGCGTTAGTCACAGTTGCAGCCGATCCTCTGAGTCTAGCGTTATTGACTCCGCCTGGAGAATGGGGGGCTGATATCGCGGTTGGCTCTACCCAACGGTTTGGGGTACCGTTAGGGTATGGTGGACCACACGCAGCGTACTTCGCAACGAAAGAAAAATACAAACGTCAATTACCTGGCAGATTAGTCGGTGTTTCCAAAGATACACAAGGAAAACCAGCGCTCCGCCTCGCGTTACAGACGCGAGAGCAGCACATTCGGCGCGATCGCGCAACCAGTAATATTTGCACCGCGCAAGTGTTACTCGCCGTGATTGCTTCTATGTATGGGGTCTATCATGGTCCCGGGGGCATCAAACGCATTGCTGAAAAAGTGCATCGTTTGACCGTCACCTTAGCCGAAGGTTTAAAACGCATTGGTTATACCATTGCATCTGAACCGTACTTTGACACCTTAAAAATTGAAACCAATAACGCACCACAAACTCAGCAAGCCATTCTGCAAGCAGCAGAAGAACAACAAATTAACTTGCGTAGCTATGCTGATGGTGCATTGGGTGTCAGTCTGGATGAAGCGACAACAGTAGAAGAAGTAAAAATTCTTTTACAGTTATTTGCAGGAACAGAAACCCTTCCTTTCTCGTTGGAAGAATTAGTTCCTGAATTAACGTTTGAGTTTCCCGAAACCTTTAATCGCACCAGTAGCTATCTCACAGAAGCCGTCTTTAACCGCTATCACTCGGAAACGAAACTGGTTCGTTATCTCAACCATCTCCAAAGCAAAGATTTATCGTTGACCACATCCATGATTCCCTTGGGATCTTGTACGATGAAGCTCAACGCTGCTGCTGAGATGTATCCGGTGACCTGGGCAGAATTTGGCAAAATTCATCCTTTTGCCCCGAAATCGCAAACCAAAGGCTATCAAACCCTATTTGAGCAGCTAGAAACGTGGTTATCGGAGATTACAGGCTTTGCTGATATTTCTCTACAGCCTAATGCAGGCGCACAAGGAGAATATACAGGACTACTGGTGATCCGTCAGTACCATCAAACCCGTGGAGAAGGTCATCGCAATATTTGCTTAATTCCTGAATCTGCACACGGAACCAACCCTGCAAGTGCAGTCATGTGTGGGATGAAAGTCGTTCCTATTCAGTGCAATGAACGGGGAGACATTGACCTCGATGACTTACGCACGAAAGCGGAAAAACACAGTGAAAATCTCGCTGCGTTAATGGTTACCTATCCCTCCACACACGGGGTATTTGAAACCGAAATTCAAACCATCTGCGAAACCGTTCACCAACACGGCGGACAAGTTTATCTCGATGGGGCAAATATGAA comes from Halothece sp. PCC 7418 and encodes:
- the gcvP gene encoding aminomethyl-transferring glycine dehydrogenase yields the protein MVSLDSKTKQTTTKQQSSPVEEVLGLEDQFVNRHVDPTSEEIDQMLKALGFSSLDALIDETVPSSIRLQKELDLPKQKSEYEALKQLRAIASDNQVFRSFIGMGYYDCITPAAIQRNILENPGWYTAYTPYQPEIAQGRLEALLNFQTMISDLTGLEIANSSLLDEATAAAEAMSMSVGVSKSKATAFFVSEECHPQTIEVLQTRAQPLGLEVIVGNHREFDFSTPIFGALLQYPTTEGKICDYREFVEKAHEQKALVTVAADPLSLALLTPPGEWGADIAVGSTQRFGVPLGYGGPHAAYFATKEKYKRQLPGRLVGVSKDTQGKPALRLALQTREQHIRRDRATSNICTAQVLLAVIASMYGVYHGPGGIKRIAEKVHRLTVTLAEGLKRIGYTIASEPYFDTLKIETNNAPQTQQAILQAAEEQQINLRSYADGALGVSLDEATTVEEVKILLQLFAGTETLPFSLEELVPELTFEFPETFNRTSSYLTEAVFNRYHSETKLVRYLNHLQSKDLSLTTSMIPLGSCTMKLNAAAEMYPVTWAEFGKIHPFAPKSQTKGYQTLFEQLETWLSEITGFADISLQPNAGAQGEYTGLLVIRQYHQTRGEGHRNICLIPESAHGTNPASAVMCGMKVVPIQCNERGDIDLDDLRTKAEKHSENLAALMVTYPSTHGVFETEIQTICETVHQHGGQVYLDGANMNAQLGLCRPGDYGADVCHLNLHKTFCIPHGGGGPGMGPIGVQDHLKPFLPRHPVIETGGEQAIGAVAAAPWGSPSILPISWMFIAMMGAKGLTHASKVAILNANYMAHRLDEHYPVLYKGNADLVAHECIIDLRLVKKSANIGVDDIAKRLMDFGFHAPTVSWPVAGTMMIEPTESESKEELDRFCDAMIAIRKEISAIEMGEVDPENNVLKNAPHTHEMVIGDDWQRPYSREKAAYPSDWLRDYKFWPSVGRIDNAFGDRNLVCSCVGMEAYTE
- the rpsG gene encoding 30S ribosomal protein S7 — translated: MSRRSNVKKSPVPPDPVYNSRLVSMMIRRLMMDGKKSVASRILYDAFKLVEEKTNSDPLETFEQAVRNVTPLVQVKARRVGGATYQVPMEVRPERGTSLALRWLSQYSRSRSGKTMAIRFANEIIDAANETGSTIRKREETHKMAEANKAFAHYRY
- a CDS encoding cupin domain-containing protein; translated protein: MSNVEALTIPSSIQFSTATETESRPWGSFSTLEEGQGYKIKRIEVKPGHRLSLQMHHHRSEHWIVVSGTAKVVCGDREEILTTNQSTYVPQCTSHRLENPGVINLVLIEVQNGEYLGEDDIIRFQDDYARSSK
- a CDS encoding YebC/PmpR family DNA-binding transcriptional regulator — encoded protein: MAGHSKWANIKRQKARVDAKKGKTFTQLSRAIIVAARNGGPDPEANFQLRTAIDKAKAASIPNDNIERAIAKGAGTAGGDEDQLEAIRYEGYGPGGVAILIEALTDNRNRTAADLRSAFSKNGGNLGETGCVSWMFEQKGVVRLEGEIDEEALLEASVEGGAETYEMNDDPGAEVFTEVTALEQLNQTLIDQGFPVKEAELRWIANNEVEVSDPDQARSLLKLMDALEELDDVQNVTANFDMADDLVFENSK
- the gcvH gene encoding glycine cleavage system protein GcvH — encoded protein: MALEYPNDLKYLDSHEYVRVEGETATIGISAFAVDQLGDIVFVELPDVDETLEKGETFGTVESVKAVEDMYAPVSGTVIEQNTAVVDAPETIVEDPYGAGWLLKIQLSNPDEANDALSADEYRAKVEGE
- a CDS encoding iron-sulfur cluster assembly accessory protein, translating into MIEISDVAQKEIKRLQTTRKQEKSYLRIGVAEGGCSGLYYTLDWSIEIASSDRVYPQTEFSVVIDEKSLPYLHQLKLDYTEDLMGGGFRFNNPQAVKACSCGLSFSLD
- the rpsL gene encoding 30S ribosomal protein S12 — its product is MPTIQQLIRNERSKLTQKTKSPALKECPQRRGVCTRVYTATPKKPNSALRKVARVRLTSGYEVTAYIPGIGHNLQEHSVVLIRGGRVKDLPGVRYHIVRGTLDTTGVKDRRQGRSKYGTKRPKE